Within the Oncorhynchus kisutch isolate 150728-3 linkage group LG13, Okis_V2, whole genome shotgun sequence genome, the region TTACTCGCAGAGGGATTGTTCTAATGGAAGGAGCAGTACAGTACTGCACAGGTTAAAGCTCTAATCTAGGTATATTCCTACATGATCAGTGGAAGAGTAGCGTACTACTGTCTAAGGGGCTCATCTGGTGCCCATTGATCAGGGGGTGTGTGGAGTAAATAATGGGCAGGCTGCTGGGGTAGAGCGATGTGCCTCTGTGGACCTGGCTTTATCTGTGACCTCGTCTGGCGATCGCGGCCACCCTAAAAGATTGACGGTTCCTCCCTGATAGCCACACCGGCAGCATGGAACACGCAGTGAAAAATAGCATCACAAACACGCTCGctggtcgcacacacacacacacacacaagtgcataCACAGCCTCCACTCTGCCTCATGAGTACAATTCATCACCCCTACTCCTTTATTTGACGGGGATGAAATATTTAGAAATTCAGAGGCGAGAAAGAGCGaggggagctgtgtgtgtgtatccccacTTATGTTTGCCTATATGTGTGTATCCGCATTTTTGTTAGCccgtttgtgtgagtgtgtgtgtgcgtgctttgtgtgcctttgtgtgtgtgagtgggtgcaGATGAACTGCGGCAGCATTAGAGTTGAAATTGAAGGGGGTGTGTAGAACTGAATGTCGAGGAGAATTCACATCTGGGTTTTGTGTTCAGcctgctctcttcctcctcccactctccctcgctttctctctctcctcctgagcGTTCTGTTCTCTCCAGCTGAGGGGCTCCAGACAGTTTAGTCTGGGATTGTGCCAGGGAGATATTGAAAAGGGGTTATTCGtgtttcttctttctctctgctttttatatttatttatttaaaaaataaataaaaatgtccttGCCAGTTGCGAGGCCTCTCTCCGGTTAGCCTAGATGAATTGTGCTCccgcctgacaaaacatttggcATCTCCtcttatttttgtgtgtgtgatgtgatcttgcgtgtgtgtgtatagaaagaagagtggcgagacaaaatacatttttagagGAGACAGCAAGCGATGTCGGTGCGCATGATAGTGATAAGAGTGTAATGGTGCATGGTAAATGAATGTGATGAGGTCTCTTCTCAGATATCACGCTGAATTAGAAAGTAACACAATTAACACTGTGTTGCATATCTGAGTTGGTTATGAAAATCACTGCCCGAACatggtgtgtgtgcgcgtgtgcgtacAGATGTgtgatcttaatttgacctacattgtcacagcaaaataatcctgcatgttgcttgatcggtggttaggctacttgaaaagtgcaatactgttaatataactgtgggttttcagtgaattttatgtacactaccgttcaaaccagtttgcgctgttccgtgaagggagtagtacacagtgttgtacaagatcttcagtttcttggcaatttctcgtatgcaatagccttaatttctcagaacaagaatagactgacgagtttcagaagaaggttatttgtttctggccattttgagcctgtaatcgaacccacaaatgctgatgctccagatactcaaccagtctaaagaaggacagttttattgcttttttaattagcacaacagttttcagcagtgctaacataattgcaaaaggggtttctaatgatcaattagacttttaaaatgctaaacttggattagctaacacaatgtgccattggaacacaggagtgatggttgctgataatgggcctgtgtacgcctatgtagctattccataaaaaaatctgccgtttccagctacaattgtcatttacaacattaacaatgtctacactgtatttctgaacaatttgatgttattttaatggacatttttttttttttgtctttgaaaaacatttttaagtgacctcaaacttttgaacggtagtgtaaatcGGTGCAGGAAAATTATccgcaacaaaagagtgatcaaattaaggtcCTATGTTCTGTGTGCTTGTTGTAAAGTGCCCTTTGGGTGCATTGGGTTTGTGTTGTGAGACTGATGGGTGTTAAATGAAGCTAAGGGCTGAAGTGTTTTATCTCCTCAGGCTGAGATTGTGAAGAGATTAAACGGGATCTGTGCCCAGGTCCTCCCTTATCTGTCCCAGGAGGTAAGACCaccctctaacccctgaccctttacccctaaccccaaccccacaTTGCGCCCTTAGCCTGGAATGAGATCATTCTCATTTgaccactcctcctccctccctgtattATATttttctctgttctccctccattCATCATTGAGAGCCCTGTAATCAAAGGGGCCAGTGCGCTCTGCTGTGATCCAGATAAGATGTGCTCATTTATGTCCATGACAAGATGACCCTGACCCATTCCAACATGGGAGTAGACCATTGATTCTCCATCAGAGCCCTATGTTctgttagtggtggctggttgAATAACTGAATGGGTGAGGAGCACAGGGTCAGTGTTGGTAGTGTTGATCCATCTACTTACcccccctgtgtgtgtttgtaccccAGCACCAGCAGCAGGTCCTGGGGGCCATCGAGAGGGCCAAGCAGGTCACCCCTCCAGAGATGAACTCCATCATCCGGGTAGGCTGCTCCCTCCAGCCCCTCCTCTGTGGGGTTACTGCTACTCTGTCACTATTTCACTATATATCGCTCTTTTATGATGCATCTGCTGTCCTGGGGTTTCCTTTAGCTTTGTCTGGTGTTTTAGGTATTGAAGATGATGATAAACGATCTTTGTGTGTatgttacactgagtgtacaaaacattacgaacaccttcctaatattgagttgcacccccttttaccctcagaacagcctcaatttgtcaggttgtggactctacaaagtgtcaaaagcttgtgtcaagttgtctggatgtacTTTTGGTgagggaccattcttgatacacacatgaAACTGTTCcgtgtgaaaaacccaacagcattGTAGTTCTTGGCACATTTAAACcggtgcacctactaccatactccgttcaaaggcacttccgtcatttgtcttgctcattcaccctctgaatggtacacatacacaatccatgtctcaattgtctcaatggttaaaccttatttaacctgtctcctctccttcatctacactgatttaagtgaatttaacaggtgacatcaataagggatcatagtatTCACCTGGATTGATCTGGTCAGtcggtcatggaaagagcaggttttcctaatgttgtacactcggtgtatgtATATGTCACATGTGGCCGGTGGTACCTTAATTGTGGAGGACATGCTCTTTGTAATGGCTGTAACAGAATATATGGAATTGTTCAAacacatgtgtttgatgccattccagccattgttatgagctgtcctcccctcagcagcctcctgtcgTTTATGTATAATGTGTGTCTACATGTGTTTATCATATACCCTCAgtgtatgtgcatatgtgtgcgtgtgagagCCATATGCACCCATCTGTACCTCCCCTGTGTTTGAGCTGTGTGTTTGTTGTCCGCAGCAGCAGCTCCAGGCTCACCAGCTGTCCCAGCTCCAGGGTCTGGCCCTGCCCATGACCCCCATGCCCCTGGGCCTGAGCCAGTCCACCCTGCCGGCCGTCACCTCCTCCTCaggcctcttctccctctcctccatccttgcCTCGCAGGCCCAGCTGGCCAAGGAAGAGAAGGCGTCACGTGAGGGAGCCGACAACCACCGTGAGGAGGATGGGGACAAGTCCGACTAgagctccctctctttctccctccaccgCATATCAGCAGCATCGGAGGGCTGTGGTCCTGTATACCTGCTATGTATCCATGCCAGCCTTCCTCTTCTCCCCTACGCCCTTCTCCCTAATCGTCCTACTTATATTTGCCATGCTTGTTTTTAAAATCTACTCtatttttctctcgctctcttgtccTATCTGATGCTTTTGCCGTCATTCCaactatgtacagtgttgttgttttttttaatacaATCTCTTCAGATATCGTTTGATTTGAGCTTGATTTCTTTTATTAATTGTGTATTCTTGTCACGGACCACCAACGGTCCCTTTTCCTTCCATTCTGACCACATTTTCACTCTTTACTCTCCCTCTTTTAAAGGAGGAGTTTCCTTTTTCACAACCAAATCTCTGTTTTTGATGTAAATGGCACGTTGTATAAGGGTCCAGACACCTTTTTTGTGATTTCAAATGTTTTTGAGAAATAAAGCTTTTAGTGTAGTGATGCCGGTcgttagatgttgtacacatgaaattgtcATTCCAAACTTTATCCTCAACGTTATATTCCATTTTGTTGCGACTCAAGCTATATCTCTCCGTCCATTCTACATGTAATGGCCAAAAGAAAAGAAAGACTTGATTAAATAAGGGATACGAAGTGTTTTGAAAGCATGAGGTGCTTCCACAggaagttccagacacttgtagattCTATGGCAAGGCGtgttgaagctgttctggtggcccaatgccctatGAAGACACTTTGTGTTGGTGTTTTtcttattttggcagttacatgcaGCAAGCTACACGGAAAATGGAACAGCTGGATAGGGGAAACTACTTGAGTCGCCAAAAGGGAATATAACATTCTGGATAAAGTTCgggaatgacacaatttcatgtgtacagCATCTAAAGCCCTGCATCACTAGTATAAGCTTTGCTGTTTCTACAAAAAcatatttgggtgtttttggaaCTTTTGTTCGTGTTTTTTCGGGGCCCCCATACTACATGACGAGGACAAAGAATTGATATGCTGTTTGGGTTAAGTTCCTCAAACTTGAAATCACAAAAGAGTCTAGACTGTActataacatgccatttacatcAAAAATAGAGATTTGGTTGTGAAAAAAGAAGAGGAAACTTCTCCTTTAAtcacactctcctcccctccattttGCTCATTTTGTGTTCTTTCTCATACGTGGATATTTGTTTGCACGCCACTGTCGCTGAGCGTCTCCTTCCTCCctttttaaccagggcccatctGGGACCCTGAATGTCACACAGTATAATTGGAATAACAAACCAGAAGAGATCCAACAGACAGGCTCGCGTCACACAGCTCTCTAGCCTCTGTTGTGTCAACTTGATTCGATCGGTTGGTGTACACAACTTTGTTGCTCCATCGTAAAGAGACTCTTAGATGAGCTACATTTAAACGGGTCTATGGACGTCTGAATCCTAACTTGAAAATCCTGCATTGATAGTTGGGTGCACTTCGATTTTCAGGTTAGTATTCGCCCCCAAGGTGAAGGAGGGTAGTTGAAAGACGTCAGTCTTCTTGGGGAATAGTGTAACTAGGTAATTCCAGTCCCTGATGGCTATAGTTGGGAAAGACTCATTCCTGTCTTAATGCCATATAAAGCTGTGCTCTTACGTAGTCAAACTCTAGTGCTGCTTTTAGTCGTTTTAAGAAAGTAGGACGTATTGGGAAAAAATACTTCTAGATAAGTAGAGAGATGTATAATAAAAATTGTATATGGGAAATGAAAAACACCTTAGAGCTACTTTCATGCTGTTTCTCTTCAAGTCTGTGCTATCAGTCCTCCTAACAAATCCACCCCCTATGACAAATTCCCCAAAGAACCCGGTCTAACCCACTGAGCTGCTTTAGACATATCCACACACAGCAGCTTCCATGAAAGGCATGCTATCAGTACTATAATAACAGTCCGAATGTCCAGATCGCAGTGATGATAACATTGTGGAAGGTAGAAAAGACCTTCAATCTTTTTTTCTCCTTTCTGTAAAGTGCACTAATATTATGTTTTGGTGGTGATGCAGTAGAGGAGAGTAGTTGCCTCCAACACTAGAGGGCAGTAAGTGTTTCAGAAAGCAGCTCTGACGTCCATTGAGTCACCTCTTTGAACAGGAGTCCTCCGGTCTATTTTAGGAAACGGGTTGACATCTCTGTCAACCCCTATTGTTAGGCAGCGGCATTGAACATATGCAAAATGTCCACTCAGCCCCGACTATCTTTTTACTCAAAGATGAATCTCTGTATAAGAAAAAATGATACATGATTGAGCTTTCTCTTGTATACAATACATTAACAGCACTCATATTTTAATCTATTGTCCATGGCCAATGAATAGTTAACGTACTGTTTTTTTTTTGCTGTTCTTTGAGTAGATAAAGCACAACTAGCCACTGTTTAATGTGCATTTACAAAAATATATCTTTCCCAAACATGTTTCTCACAACCTATTGGAGAAACAGAGCGAGAAACGACAGCTTGATACGATATTACCTGGCCCCTTGAGTGCCGATGTAGGCTAGAACTGAAGCTGTACCTGGACTTGAAGAAATAATTATGTGAATATCATAATCTCTTCTGATTCCCAGGATCATTCAATTCAAAGTCCCATTAACCAGCTCTGCAAACGTTATGACAATACGTTCGGTAATCACCCGAAATATggcactccatttagtatgatatgttacgtttcgtatggtatgtattaatttgtgtatgtccatcatccattttgtatggTATGATAGGTTACAAATTGCAAATGTTTTGTTAAGAATTCAATTTGTTGTTGCTAAGgttggctaggtggctaacgtttgcTAGTCTAGGGTTTAAGGCTTAAGGATGGGGGGAGTGTTATCTAGCATGCTAAGTAGCTAAAAAAGTAtttgctaaagttgtccgtgatgaaaTTCGAACCCGCTATCTTTTTGTTTGTTAGATGTTCACGTTATActcccatccacccatccaccccaaccaaccaaccaaccaacctcctTCCTTTCTTTTGGCTTAAGTTACATTGTTTTATGTAAACAATGTAACAAATACTAATTTGAGTGACCtggatttacgtttactatgttacgtctagtctgagACGGGCTGTTTTTGGAAGTACATGCTGTGTGTAAATGCAGTAATGACAATAGTTGCTCCGCCAAACTCTATATTTTGGTGAGTTCCGAACATATGTTTTACAACGTTTGCAGAGCTGGTTAATGGGACTTTGAGTTGAAGAATCCTGGGGGTCAGAGGCGATGTcgtcatattcatcatctcccaGGTACTAGTTCGGGCTACGACTGAGGTCTAGAACCTTGGGTTGAA harbors:
- the LOC109902530 gene encoding TLE family member 5 isoform X2, with product MMFPQSRHSASSQQLKFTTSDSCDRIKDEFQFLQAQYHSLKLECDKLASEKSEMQRHYIMYYEMSYGLNIEMHKQAEIVKRLNGICAQVLPYLSQEHQQQVLGAIERAKQVTPPEMNSIIRQLQAHQLSQLQGLALPMTPMPLGLSQSTLPAVTSSSGLFSLSSILASQAQLAKEEKASREGADNHREEDGDKSD
- the LOC109902530 gene encoding TLE family member 5 isoform X1, with product MMFPQSRHSASSQQLKFTTSDSCDRIKDEFQFLQAQYHSLKLECDKLASEKSEMQRHYIMYYEMSYGLNIEMHKQAEIVKRLNGICAQVLPYLSQEHQQQVLGAIERAKQVTPPEMNSIIRQQLQAHQLSQLQGLALPMTPMPLGLSQSTLPAVTSSSGLFSLSSILASQAQLAKEEKASREGADNHREEDGDKSD